Proteins encoded in a region of the Bombyx mori chromosome 21, ASM3026992v2 genome:
- the LOC101745919 gene encoding pancreatic triacylglycerol lipase, translating to MRSPLAFLLIVAVASAVPVPQEEAKYSRYIQFPDGDGILQNVDLEAKPNMQLLNEVERNPANNIYLLYTRRNPTSPQTLVMNNANSITSSNFNRNVPTVVVAHGWLSNQKTKLNGVLRDVYLKKSNVNVIILDWRRLAISDYVTAVRGVPAVGRGLGQFLDFVNRITGAPFNSMHLIGFSLGAHLVANAGRELRGRVARVTGLDPAGPLWNRNSGRIAPTDGVYVEAIHTDGGYIIGGLGIGAAVANADFFPNGGVSQPGCLLNVCNHNRAWEYFSATVSYNHLVGNQCDNTNQISSNNCRGRQFHMGNDDLRKFGTGLYRVNTGRSYPY from the exons TTGCCTCTGCGGTGCCCGTACCGCAGGAGGAGGCGAAATACTCCCGTTACATTCAGTTCCCGGACGGAGACGGTATACTACAAAATGTCGATCTCGAAGCCAAACCCAACATGCAACTGCTCAACGAAGTTGAGAGAAATCCTGCTAATAACAtctacttattgtacacaag ACGTAATCCGACTTCACCGCAAACCTTGGTAATGAACAATGCAAATTCAATTACTTCATCTAACTTTAACCGTAACGTACCAACCGTggtcgtcgcccatggatggCTCAGCAACCAGAAGACTAAACTGAACGGTGTCCTTCGTGACG TATATCTAAAGAAAAGTAACGTCAATGTCATCATATTGGACTGGCGGAGGCTTGCAATCAGCGATTATGTAACTGCTGTGAGAGGCGTTCCTGCTGTCGGCAGGGGTTTGGGACAGTTCTTGGATTTTGTTAATCGTATTACTGGCGCTCCTTTCAATTCTATGCACCTGATTGGATTCAGCTTGGGAGCTCACTTAGTCGCCAATGCTGGAAGGGAGCTAAGAGGGCGCGTTGCACGTGTCACTG GTTTAGATCCAGCTGGTCCACTGTGGAACAGAAATTCTGGTCGTATAGCACCTACTGATGGTGTCTACGTGGAAGCTATCCATACTGACGGTGGTTATATAATCGGTGGTCTCGGCATTGGTGCCGCTGTTGCAAATGCTGACTTCTTTCCCAATGGCGGTGTTTCACAACCCGGATGCTTGCTCAACGTCTGCAACCACAATCGTGCATGGGAATACTTCTCTGCAACGGTATCCTATAATCATTTAGTTGGAAATCAATGTGACAACACCAATCAAATCTCTTCAAACAATTGCCGTGGTAGACAGTTCCATATGGGCAATGATGACTTGAGGAAATTCGG aACCGGCTTATACCGAGTGAACACAGGCAGGAGCTATCCATATTAA